The genomic window TTCATAATAGTGACCAGTTGTACGGCTGCATGTAAGTCAGGTTTAgacagtaaaacaataaaacatgaataataaatatttaaaatgtttttattgagttttatttagtcttaatgCAGGGTTCAAGAGCAGATTTCGTCTTCTCCATCTTAGTGAAGCAGACGTCTTTCTCGCACAACTGCAGCGATTTCAGCTTTGAAGATGGCACGTTTCTGGACAGCTCGTATTTTTCTCAATGTAGCATCTTCTTTGATGCTTGTGTTGATGTCCATTGTTGCCGTTGTTTTGTCATCCGTCTGCTCATCGGCCCTGGTTTTGCCACTCGTGCTCTGGCCTGTCCCTTTCCAGCTGGAGGCCTCTGGATGGGGCCAGTCTTGTCCTTTCAGGGCAGGGATGGCAGTGTCCTGTTCTTTTACTCGACTGGCCATCGCTTCATTGTTGCTTTTAGCAAAGGCCAGTTCCTGCgtgagctgtgttttgtctctCAGTGTACTGTGAAACTGCTGATTGATATTATGTACACTGGTGACATTATCcagctctttttctttcttatggaGCTTGATCTTGAAGTTATacacctccagctccatttttgCTGTCAGGTTTCTGGTGTTGTGAAGCTCCTGTTTAAGCCTCTTGATTTCCTGTCCTGCATAGATGTACAGGTTTCTCAGCTGTTTGTGGGTGCTGACGTGGGAAAccatctccttctccttctcttggAGCAAAGCACTGACTTTTTGAAACTCCAAGTCTGTGTTAGCTGTGGCCTTTTTGAGCTTGTGCAGCTCCTTTTTCACCCCCATCATCTCCATCACTGACTTGAGATGCTTGATTCTTCTCTGCCGATGGTCCTCAGTCTCTTGCTGCagttcttcctccttcttttgGAGGGCATCAGTAAGATTTTGGATCTCCAGGTCTTTCTCCTGGTCGATCCTCTCCTGATTTTTGAGCCTCAGGTCCAGTGCTTGGctcatttggacctgatttgcgAGCTTGGCCCTCGTTCGCTCCAACTCTTGGCGGAGTGCCCTGACCAGAGCGCTCTCGTCCAGGGGCACCTCATCCAAGAGTACCTCCTCCGGGGGTACCTCATCCAAGGGTACCTTGTTCAGGGGTACCTCATTCAGGGGTACCTCATCCAAGGGTACCTCATCCAGGGGTACCTCGTCCAGGGATACCTCGTTCAGGGGTACCTCATCCAGGGTTACCTGGGCCggacctctctcctctgggtgTGAGGAGTCCTGGGTGGTGGGAGACTCCAGGTgggtctcctctggctcttgatCGTCCCCTGATGGTgtgggacagagcagagcctccaggTTGAAGTCCTCATCGTAGAGGTGCATGTCGTCCTCATACGTGTACAAGTACCAAGGCTTCATGGTGAAAGTCGTGGAGCGATCGTTTTCTGCGTGTGTTTCCATCGGTGTCTGAGAAGTTATGAGCCAAATGTGCGCGGGAATTTATAACAAAACCTCTGATTCTAgaatgtgacatcatcacagccggagagagagtgatggaacACCGTTGCCTAgcaatcagacacacacacacacacccatataaatatatatgtgtgtgtgtgtgtgtgggggggggggggtaagtGTAAGAGTATATGTGCCTTATGCACATAATGTGATTTAAcagtaggtgtgtgtgtgtgtgtagtaggtGAGTTTCTGTcataacgggtgagtgtagcggaccaaaggatgcaacTCGGGGAAtgtttacaggatttattgtagaaaataggacaatgtacgaccagtgggtgatccggaggtgagcaggtgagcaggtgagcaggaacacaggacacaggaacagaccacatgaagggacgacaggacgacaggcagaccagacgggcgtagggcagagcaggcagaaagacatccaggaccggagcacgacaagaACACAAGGGCGACAGGAATGCAGGCAGGAAAGACGTGACACGACAGGGTGaagtgaacatgacaatgatcccgtgctgagtctcctctcccagctccttttatgcccagcaggcatgttgattgcactgatgggctgcaggtgcgcacaggaggagccaggagcccagcccagatctggcaggtgagggagggaaggagcacgcagggaggaaaaccCGGAGTGGACACTGCAGATCATGACAGTTTCACACAATCACTCAGTAGATTTTATATTAAATATACAGTGTTGAGAAAGCTCTTATGCTGAAATAGTGaatagattttcatttttataacagTGTCTCAGTCGGGAGAGTCATTTTCTCAATAACAAACTTCGTGTGAGTAAAAGTGCTTCCCACTCAcactggtttggttctgtttgaGCATAGTTTAGTTTTCATCTAGACTTGTTCTGTTGACCTTATTTGGCCCCTCATACTTTGGCTGTAAATGCGACttaactgcactttctttgtggtgatacttccggttaagtgggaAACTCATACATTTCAATGGAGACTTTGGGAaaggttttgcagctaaaatctaaTTTAAAGTAGTTCATGTGTGTGAAATGTTTAGTGTTCATTGTCAACACtacaccgattctctggagacTTTAAAATGCCTTTGTGCTCCCTGTTTTACTGTCCCGACTGCAGTCTCATGCTCAATAATACAAGGTGACTGGCAGTGCCCACAGTAATGTCTTCTACTACATGCACATTATTGCGTAATAAGAGCTCTCTTGACCACGAAATTCCTCTATGACAACAACAGAAAATATATGTATCTTAAAAGGTTTTGTTGTGTGGAGTCAATTTTTCACTTCCTCTTGTGGCTATCCTACAGTGAAAAACTCATCACACAAAATGATGTGGCCACTCCAAACGCTGCATCTGCTGTTGAGTGTTCAGAATGGACAAGAGGACAGGCTGCTCGCATCAGCACCAGAGTGCGTCTGTGCTATATCCAACCAGCCAATCAGCTTGAAGCAGCATCCTccccaacagccaatcagcatgCAGCCCCCCGCTCCACCCACCCACCAGACACAGCATTCACAGGCAGCACTCGGCTTTGCTCACATCCCTCTTTAATGAATGGAGCCTAAAGCTTCTCCGTGGGATTTACCACAGCCATGAAGCGGGGGCAGAGGGACCAGCAGGATCGGGGGAAGGAGGAGGCCAGTGCTGACCACATGGATGTGCCTGCTGCAGCTGAAAACCCTCCAACCCAACCTCCGGACCCAccatcctcctctgcaccattaGCCATGCTACCATCCAGCTCAGCTACTGCCCTGTTAGCGCTAGCATCCCCAGGCACCAGGCGCTCCATCTCTATGGGGGACTTCCGCAGGGTGACAGGGGCGCTGCTGGCCACCTCAGACCCACCTTCAGCCTCAGCCACAGCCCCCTCCTCCAGACTGGTGACCCCCAGTTCCAGCATGGAGTTTGAGGCAGCCCGAAGGAGGTTACTGGAGGTGGAGGAGCGACAGAAGGTGATCCGTGAGATGGAGAAGAGGCTGGAGGAGCTCAGGGAGGTATTTGTGAGATCTGAAGAGGAGGTGGTGATTCACGGAGAAATTGTGTCCAGGATTACAACCTCTGCCCAGCAGGGGGAGCTCTTTGTGGCAGAGAATACTCAGCGTTTGAAGAAGGGATTGAAGTTCAAGAAGCACCGGCCCACCATTGTGTTTTCGTCTATGCTGGGGCTGAGGACGTGTCTGCCCTGGCCCGTCAAGCTCAAATAGAACAAATCAGCTTAACTAGGGTGTGTTTCCTGCATCAGAAGAAGCCTATTCTTTTTAGAGTGGCAACACATTCCTAAGGTATCGTTCCAAATGATTTGAATCTATTagccttaaagaagacatattgtatctgctatatagttataatctacaacatccgtggatcattatgttataatttgcgcattttaaatcacaatattcatctaaaacaacttaataaattaaacaagtctgctgacttgctcattagaaaactgcagtgcccagtgggagcagACATCACCGTAAACATCACAACAGTCATTAAGTTGTTAGCCCCTCCTATGGATCATGTCAAGCTCGTGAGTCAGAtgtatcttgaaaataagcgattaaagattgctcaaacatgcacaaatcactccggATACAGTTTTgagaggataaatgagaagaggaaacaactaagctgtaaaagctctgaaaagtcccttTTGCTGAACACGTCTGCTTTAAAGCtctattctgattctgataaagatGTATTCTGCAGAAtcatgtgagcttttagccatgacataatgctgttacctccctaaaccttgtgttttgtttcattcacacatatttaagtaATCCCGGATTACTAGACTGtctgcatccccaaagctcaaaatgctgtttcaccttgtgatgtcattcagGTTAAGAGTtaagaacatagatcagaaatggTGCAATGTCTAGGCCCTTTAAATTGAATGTAATGAGCAGCAATCTCTGTATGTTCATAGTCTTTAGATTTATTTCTGACCACTGGTGATTGGAGTTGGTATTACTTGGCCAGGTTGAATTTagtctttaaaatgttcagtCCTTCACGCTGGCCCTATACAGAAACTTTTCAATTTGCTTTTTGAGACAAATGGAGTTCATTCTGGCCCGGCCATTCTGTATTTCAGTCTTCACTGCTCACCTGCTGCTTACATCATTTTTGCTGATCAGTCTTCTGCCTAGACACTTTTAACGTAACAAACATAGTTTTATATAGGAAAAGAGTCTGGCTGGCCAGGCTAAAATCGCTGCAATGTTCATCTCTGATTGTCTTTTCTGGAATAATATGATCTCTGCATATATCTGCTCACATGAAAATTGGTTTTCATTCGGGGATTAAGTTACGTTAGAAGACTTTGCACAGGGTCAAGGACGTGACATTGTCCTGAGACACCGAGCCCTTCAGGACGACAGGAGGAGTACGACAGACACTGAGATGCATGGATGACTCATGGACTGCAGCGTGGTTTGggctttcaatattattttgtaggacaagaacaacacacatATATTGTGTGTTAAAATGGCTTGAATTAAGGCTTGTATTTGTTATGATCTAGATGTTAGACACTTGCCAACAGAATTAGTCTgcactgaattttttttttttttgcagtttttagtTTTCGTTTTTAGTGAAATTACTTTTTCTATTGGCAAATCTCACTTTGTCAAAAGTTAAGATCAATACTATTTAATTCAAGCTATTTGAGTTTATATGAGGTTGAGTCTGTTGCAGTGCAGTGTGGGTATTACACTGAATCACAAGGACACGTGCACAGAATCAAACGCACAACATGGACTTACATGGTACCTTGGCTTGTGAAATATTTTTGGTTGAAGTCGGCAGCAAGAGGAGACAGTGGGAGGAGCTCTGCACTGTTGGCCTCGTTTGGCCCAGTCTCCAGGCAACCACTCCAGAACAACCGCAGCACACAGCAAAAAGTAATATCTGCACAAGTTCAAATTTGGGTAGATTTGTcttgagtacaattttatttattatttatttttttacaagaaaatgtagaaatgtaAGATGTATTTTTCCTGTTAAGAACAAAAGCCTCGTTCCATTGGTAGATGATTGTACTTTTACTAATGTGAAATTTACTCAAAACAACTGAATGggattttacttttttgcattGCAGTACAACCTTCCCACCACAGCCACTCCCATCACAACCTCCCCACCACAACTACCCCAGCACGAAATCCAGCAGAAACAACAGTCATGAGGAATGAGCACTGTCTGCAAACATTCAGACTTTAGTTAGGTTCAGTCTTTTTGAGGATCCGTTGAGGCATGAGGCATGAATAAATCTTGCAAATATATAAACTTCAAATGAGACTATGCAAAAGCTAGAACAATGTAAGGATGTATTTAGGATAACTatacagaaaatgaaaaaactgaataaaaaatatagagTAGTGTGGAATGCTAAAGTAGACCTAATGCTATTCTCCTGGCCTATTAAATAtaataagactaatgcatttcTCCATTTTTACAacaagtagggttgtcaaacgtATTGAAAATCTGACACGAAATGATTGGATTTGGTAGATACAGTATATAGGTCCTTCTCTGTGGCCTAGATCTTTCCTCACAGTTACAGAGATGACTAATGGCTCCTGTTCTCTGCCACTCCACCAATCAGCAGCTCCACCACCAGGCTATTTTTGAAGGCTCCAGCAGAGTTCTACACCGGCTCTGCGAGGGGGCCGAGATGTGCAGACATGTGTGCAGGGGCAGTGTGCAGAGGCAGTGTGCAGAAGCACTGTGCAGAAGCACTGTGCAGAGGCTGTGTAGAGATGTGTGCAGATGCAGTGTAGAGATATGAGCAGAGGCTGTATGCAGAGGCAGTGTGCAGAGGCAGTGTAGAGATGTGTGCAGAGGCTGTATGCAGAGGCAGTGTAGAGATGTGTGCAGAGGCTGTGTGCAGATGCAGTGTAGAGATGTGTTCAGAGGCAGTGTAGAGATGTGTGCAGAGGCTGTGTGCAGAGGCAGTGTAGAGATGTGTGCAGAGGCTGTGTGCAGATGCAGTGTAGAGATGTGTGCAGAGGCTGTGTGCAGAGGCTGTGTGCAGAGGCAGTGTAGAGATGTGTGCAGAGGCTGTGTGCAGAGGCAGTGTAGAGATGTGTGCAGAGGCCATGTGCAGAGGCCGTGTAGTAGGTGTGTGCAGAGGCTATGTGTAGGTGTCTGCAGAGGTAGGTGTGCAGAGGCCATGTGCAGAGGCCGTTTGAAGATGCTGTGTGCAGAGGCCGTGTGTAGGTGTGTGCAGAGgctgtgtgtaggtgtgtgcaGAGGTAGGTGTGCAGAGGCCGTGTGCAGATGCTGTGTGCAGAGgctgtgtgtaggtgtgtgcaGAGGCTGTGTAGAGGCCATGTATAGGTGTGTGCAaggctgtgtgcagagaccgtGAATAGGTGTGTGCAGAAGCCGTGTGTAGAGGCCATGTATAGGTGTGTGCAGAGGCTGTGTGCAGAGGCTGTGTATAGGTGTGTGCAGAGGCTGTGTATAGGTGTGTGCAGAGGCTGTGTATAGGTGTGTGCAGAGGCTGTGTAGGTGTGTGCAGAGGCCGTGTGTAGTGTGTGCAGGGCTGGAGCTGGAGGACTGGATTCAGTTGAAGTCTAAGCCTTTTAAAAGTTGAAtgttttttgagctttggctgAACGATATGACGATGATGAAAATGAATCGTGATCTGTTCTCTGGACGATGGTCTGTTTCAGTCATATTGTCATTTAGGGATTCAGTGCGTCTTTCTTAAATGCTGCTCTATGCCCAAACGCATACATGCTCCCCCACTCACTCCTCCTGTTGATCCACCTCCATCATGCTCAGTGAGtaacaggtggatttaaccaatcgcACTGAAGTGTGACCTCTCAGAAGAAGAACATCACTGTAgttacttctctctctctagaaTCATAGTTGTGTTGAAATTGTGATCTAGGGTTGTAAAACTAATTGCAAATTACGAATTGTTCTGAAAACCAACAACTATGTGCACTATTCAACTTTTCCAGTGTAAGGTCTACCTcctgatgttccacagtatggcattaaagtgaaCTATCTCCAGTGTACTCAAGcagatgccaccaggccaagtgtttttgatgagctaacaacattataaaatctcacaagagtcaactttgtgtGGTATAGGAGCTTTAATAAATGTGAGCTGTGTGCCGTGCTGTGGAATGGACACAAGCGAGTGGCAgacccccactagaaaagtgccacagcgcacctttaattGAAGGCATGATGAAGTTGCATGTGCTTATTAAAGAGGGCTCTGCTTCTGTCCAGTGAAGCTATAGACAGAGAGCTTAATTCATTAAGGGCTTGAAAATAGGACAGTCAAATTCACTCGATCGTGATCATTAGGTTTCAAACAGGTCACAGCCGAGTGACCTCATAACTGAATGTTCCCAAAAGCATTCCAAGGCTGCTGGATCCGAGCACATCCAAAGCAAactaacaaacacacaaatcacaTCGGCCTTAACTGTCCTGGTCCTATGTACAGTCCTCAGATACATACAGcggtagcactttaaaatattgTCCAGGACTTACTAGGTGCTTATGGTGGTACTTAGTAGATTCTTGACTGGTAATTACggtggtagttactgtggtacttGCAAAGGTACTTTTGCTTGCCAGTATGTCATATGTCTAATTATAGCATATTCTTTAATATTGTGTATTAAATCTTTTTTCTAACTGCAGTAACACCACCACTAAACCACATCGGTATACCCCTCAATATATACCATTATACCACTATTAGTGTAAGTACCACTTcttgtaccactataagtactgctttaagtaccacaaagtaccgCTATTAGTTATATTGTATAAGTCGTAGCGAAAGTACTGGTAAGTATCAGTATGCCAAAGTACCACCACAAGTATCACAGGACAATAACCACAATAATTACCACTCTAACTACCACCCtaattaccagtcaagtatctgcTAACCACTGTAAGTACCTAGTAAGTCCCGGATcctattttaaagtgctacacATACAGCATATGTTGCCTTATGTACATCCACAGTTATGATGCAGGTGAGAAGTGTGACATCACGGTGCAACTGTCCAGAAACATGTGTTCACATTCAggtcagaccatagactgtgtaaagaagtggactgaatgagtgtgacgtcacccacagagttcagctccaaatgaggctcatcgaggctagagcagttatagcggctaatttgggcTTACTTATTTGTGATTCCggccacaagtatcatagcaaccaggagcgatgctgttgaaggtaatgctccttCATGCCTGCTCGGTTAACAGGGAACGAGTGATaaaaggcgtctgatttgttattaatgttcatgtcttgatttacagacataacagtgaaataaaaaccccaggatcatgtagagttggttaatacgaacaattaagaccaaaatgacgagtctgacagcagcagttacagagagagggaacacagtttttcaatagaaactgaactggagctggaagtgcatccatgatcacttcctgtttggaatgtggtggctagcaggttagctatgtccatttacatatacagtctatgggtgaaaCTTTAAAAAAGGAAATTTGTATTGCAAAATAATCAGTGAGTATGAGTATGGCTACGTTCACACTAGCACACAAATCAGAcctaaacatggacaaaatcctgcaccaggactagactaggacaaAATCCAAacttgaacaggactaaactatgtcGACTTGGGACAGAACATGACTAGTGTAAACGCAGCCTACTTCAATATTTACAGCCTGAATAACTCAGATGCCCTTTTCTTTACAGCACAgtaatattgtaataataatgtgctTAGAGTAATAATGAGGACAGAACACAGAACATTTAGCATCTGTTTCCTactattacaaagaaaatactGCTCATGTTTCATTTGCAGTCTTCATACTGGATTAAGTGGATTATCACAGTATAAAGTACAATAACTTTTAATGACCAGTTTTTGTctccaaaacttttactcaagagtgctgtttcttcaataaaaatattgctcaagttgaagtaaaagtatgctgctaaaaagctacaaaaaagtacaatttctaaagttactcaagtaaaagtactagccAGCTCTGGAAATGCCCATGTTTGCACTTTACTCCAGGCTATTACTGTGCTGTAAAGTGTTTCCAGTGTCAAGCAGCATGGACCTCCACACTCTTTGTCTTTGTAATCTGTGTATGATAATAATCTGTGTTCAGAGTGTTTTGTTTCTAATTCTGGGTGTCAGATGAGCATAAATATCAATACTAAACGAGGCTGGAATTCTATTGAATGCATCGATCACATGACTCTCACAATGTACTATGTGTGGACTGAATGAACTCTCCCAAAGATCTGTGGGCTCACTGCAGGATGAATGTACTCTTATAGTTTAAATGTACATGTTTAATGTCGTGCTTATATGAGTCTGGACCTGTTGTCTGAAAAGCCCTGTTCACACCTGGAGTTTACCTGCATCTTGCCAGAACAGGGTCGCATGTGAACAAAGCTCTAGCACAGGACCATTTCTTGGTTTCCTGGTTACAAGCTTTGTTTCTGAAATACTCTACGTGGTTATACTCTATTGGCTCTGTGCATAACAGCGCCCCCAATCTCACTGTGAGTCCAGGTTTATATCTGCAAGGTTCTTaaagagtcacgctaaaatgaataaatatttaaagatcagacagtggacaggtaGGTGCAGGTGGatcaggggtcagaggtgagaggttaaggtcagacagtggacagggacctgtaggtgggtcaggggtcagaggtcagaggttagggggttaggttcaggtagtggacagggagctgcaggtggatgtcactgtcaTATGTTAAAcactcacaaataaaatgaatacatcaACACAGACACTTTActtgtttagaaagagacatgattgtgtctcaatgctaatgctaatgctaattttgagtcataataaatattaaaacaacaccacagacTAAGGTATTGTACAGATAAAATAATTGGGTCATCTGAGTGTTCTGGGACCTGTGAATGGGGCTTTAGATGGAAGTTTGATCTTTTTTTGACAAAAAAGATCTTAAGTAGaatatttaggtatctgtactttgcttaagttaactttacagtggatactttttacttttacttcactacatttgagagcagtatctgtactttctactccactacattttccactgcaagttaaaaaaaaagctttactgaacaaacaaaataaataaatgtaaataatgtataaaTAAGTATGAATAATGTTCTAAATACACAACAGTAACAAGCTTCAGCTCTTTACAAAGGCACCGagcttaacttgaaaactcagGGCACCACTCAGGGCTTTGGAAAAATTCTCTTCCACATGAGATGAAGAACCACTCACAAAACCAACATTAATATGGGCTCTGTACAAGACTGGCAGTCCAAGATGATGAACACTACTGGGTCAACACTGGGTCAAAAATAGTCGACTTTTCAACTGCAGCTAAACCCAGGATGAATATGGGACCTCCTTGGTTCTGTAGATATGGACA from Periophthalmus magnuspinnatus isolate fPerMag1 chromosome 22, fPerMag1.2.pri, whole genome shotgun sequence includes these protein-coding regions:
- the LOC129457352 gene encoding uncharacterized protein LOC129457352, whose amino-acid sequence is MKRGQRDQQDRGKEEASADHMDVPAAAENPPTQPPDPPSSSAPLAMLPSSSATALLALASPGTRRSISMGDFRRVTGALLATSDPPSASATAPSSRLVTPSSSMEFEAARRRLLEVEERQKVIREMEKRLEELREVFVRSEEEVVIHGEIVSRITTSAQQGELFVAENTQRLKKGLKFKKHRPTIVFSSMLGLRTCLPWPVKLK